Genomic DNA from Erythrobacter aureus:
CCCCGCGCATCTTCTCGACGGCGGAAATCGTCTATGGGGCCAAGGCGCCGAGCGTCTATGCGCGGATCGACAGCTACGAGGATGCGCTCGCGCATATCCAGCGGATCAAGGCGCAGGGCGGCATTTCGATCAAGAACTACAACCAGCCCCGGCGCGACCAGCGCCAGCAGGTGGTGGCCGCCGCACGCGCGGAGAACATGCTGGTGGTGGCCGAAGGGGGTTCGCTGTTCGGCATGGACATGAACTTGATCGCCGATGGCAATTCCACCCTCGAGCACAATGTTCCCGGCGAAGTCTTCTACGAGGATGTGCTGCAATTCTGGGCTGGGACGAACGTCAATTACACGCCGACGCTGGTGGTGACCTATGGCGGCCTGGCCGGCGATCCTTACTGGCGGCAGGCGACCGATGTGTTCGCCAACCCGCTGATGGTCCACACCCCGCCGCGACAGCTGATTGCGCAAACGGCACGGCGCGTGAAAGCACCCGACTGGGCTTTCGTCGACGACGAGGCTGCGCGCGAAGCGAAGAAGCTCGCCCAGCGCGGGGTCAAGGTTAGCATCGGGGCGCATGGCCAGCAGGCCGGTGTCGCTGCCCATTGGGAGCTGTGGAGCTTTGCCCGGGGCGGGATGTCGGCGGTCGAAGCGCTGCGGGCGGGAACGATCGAGCCTGCCAAATCGCTGGGCATGGAGCGCGATATCGGCAGTCTCGAAGTCGGCAAGCTGGCCGATCTCATCGTCCTGAATTCCGATCCCAGCGAGAATATCCGCAATTCGGACAAGATCGACCGCGTGATGCTGGGCGGTCGCCTTTACGATGCGCGGACGATGAACGAGGTCGAGACCGGCAACGCCCGGCGCCTACCCTATTGGTGGGAATGACCCCGGCCAGGACGGGTAGTGCGGATTGCGGTTCCGCGCTGCCCGTCGGCCGGGTCTGCATGAAGGCTTCTATTCCGCGCGGATCTGCCCCAGAAAGGCCTGTACGCGCTGTTTGAGCGCGCTGGCCTGACCTTCGAGTTCGCTGGCCGAATTGAGCACCTGGCTCGCGGCGGTGCCGGTGGTGATGCTGGTTTCGCGGAACTCGTCGATATGCGATGCGACCTCGTCGGTCGAACGGGCGGCGAGATCGATGCTGCGGGCGAGATCCTGCCCGGCGACCGATTGCTGGTCCACCGCGCTGGCAATCGAAATCGCGGTCGACTCCAGTTCCTTGATCTGCCCGGCGATCGAACGCAGCGCGCCGACGCTGGCGCCGGTCGAATCCTGCATTGCACGGATCTGCGCGGCCACGTCCTCGGTCGCGCGGCTGGTCTGGGCGGCCAGTTCCTTGACCTCGCTGGCGACCACCGCGAAGCCGCGGCCTGCCTCCCCACCGCGCGCCGCCTCGATCGAGGCGTTGAGGGCGAGCAGGTTGGTGCGCTGGGCGATCGACTGGATCAGCTCGACGATTTGCCCGACCTGGTCCGCCGAAACCGCAAGGGCGGAAATGGTCTCGTCGGCCCCGCTGGCGGCGTCGGTCGCCTTGCGCGCCAGTTCGGCCGAATGGGCCGCCTGACGGCTGATCTCACCGATCGACAGGGCGAATTCGTCGGAGGCCGCCGCCGCGGCGGTCACGCCATTATTCGCCTGGTTCATCGACTGGGAAACGCGCTGCGACTGATCGGCTGCACGCTCCGCGCTGGTTGCCATCCCCGAGGCTGTCACATTCAGTTGGCTCGCCGCAGTCGCCACGCCGCTGACCACATCTGCGACTTCACTCTCGAAGGCGCCGGCCATGCGGATCAGCTCAGTCTTGCGCTTTTTCGCCGCTTCCTTGCGGCCGGCGAACAGTTCGTCGAGCTTGTGACCGGATTTCAGAAACACTTCCAACGATCGGGCAAGATCGCCGATTTCATCTTCGCGGTCGAGGCCTGCCACCTCGATGTCGCGGGAGCCCCGGGCCAGACGGGCCATGCCGTGCGACACCTGGAGAAACGGTTCGATGACTTGATCGAGTATCAGTTTGAAGCTTACGATGCCGCCGACGAGAGATATTGCGGCGATGGCTATCACCGCGAACCGGGCGGTTTCCGCAAATTCGGGATAGGTCAGACCGATCACGGCGAGAAACGCAATTACGAGCAGACCGCCGAGCGTGATACCCGATGCCAGCTTTGCCTTGCGCGCCAACGACAAATCCATGAACCAGCGCGACAGCGCCGAATTGCGCGTTCGCGATTGCGAATAGTCTATATCCACATCCGCGATTTCCTGGACCAATTCGTCGGCCATGATCGAACTGTATGCGGTCATCCCCGTTTACCCCCTTAAGGCTGCGTCAACCGTAAGGACGGATTGCTTGCAATCGGGTTAAGCGGCGCGCACGTGTTGAAGGAATTGCGAGACCTGCGTCTGGAGCGTCATCGCCTGTGCCTCGAGCTCGGTCGAGGAATTGAGCACCTGACTGGCGGCCGCTCCGGTGGCGTAGCTGGTTTCGCGAACCTGCACGATATTCGATGACACCTCGTCGGCGGATCGTGCGGCAAGATCGATGCTGCGGGCGAGATCCTGCCCGGCGACCGATTGCTGATCCACCGCGCTGGCTATCGATGTGGCGGTGCTTTCCAGTTCCTTGATCTGCTCGGCGATCGAGCGCAACGCGCCGACGCTGGCACCGGTGGAATCCTGCATGGCGCGGATCTGCGCGGCGACTTCCTCGGTCGCGCGGCTGGTCTGGGTGGCCAGTTCCTTGACCTCGCTGGCAACCACGGCGAAACCGCGCCCCGCTTCCCCTCCACGGGCCGCCTCGATCGAAGCGTTGAGAGCGAGAAGGTTGGTGCGCTGGGCGATCGACTGAATCAGTTCGACGATTTGCCCGACTTGGTCCGCCGAAATGGAAAGGGCGGAAATCGTTTCGTCGGCACCGCTCGCGGCAGCGGTTGCCTTGCGGGCCAAGGCAGCCGAATGGGCCGCCTGGCGGCTGATTTCGCCGATCGACATGGCGAATTCGTCCGAGGCGGCGGCGGCGGCGGTCACGCCATTCGATGCCTGCTCCATCGAATCGGTGACATTGGTCGTCTGGACGGATGCCTGTTCGGCGGCGGAAGCCATGGAGTCGGCCGTGGTCTTGAGCTGAGCGGAAGCCGACGCCACCCCGTTGACCACCTCGCCCACAGTCGTTTTAAACCGCTGAGCGAAGCGCGCCATTTCCTGCCTGCGTTCCTTGCGCAGGGCTTCACGCTCCTGCGCCATGCTCTCGATCTGTCTTGCTGCCTGAAGGAATACCTCCAGAGCACGGGCGAGGTCGCCGATTTCGTCGCGACGATGTGTGGCCGGGATATGAATGTCCTTTTCGCCATCGGCGAGGCGCGTTGCTACATCGGTCATCCGGCCAAGGGTCTGCGATACGTCGCGGCCGAGGAAGCGCGCGCTCATCCAGACAATGGCGATTCCGGTCGCGGCGACGACGAAAAAAGCAACGAACAGCCACATCACCAGAGTTTGCGAACCCGCATCGGATATCTTTCCGATTGCTTCGATATCCTCGCGGGTTTTCTCGGCCCGGTCCGCGAAGTCCTGGCCTTCGAAATAGACGCTGTCGGCGAATTCCTGCCATTGCGCTTGTGAGCCGCGCGATTGCTGCGCTGCCTCGACCCGCGTTCGCATCGAGGCCAGCATCCCGTTGAGCTGCTCGATCTGCGGCAGGACGATCGGCGCGGCTTCGGTCACGTGATGTGTCAATCGGCTGAGATCGCGATCGGTCTCGGTGAGGGCATCCTCCGCCGAGACGAGATCATTGCGATCGCCCGAAACGGCATAACGCTGTACGAAGAGGAGGCCTTCATTGGTATCCGCCACCATCCGTTCGGCCAGACGGGCAGCGGCCGAGATTTCCATTCGCTCGGCCCGCGCACCGAGGGCGAAATATCCGCCCAGAAGCGTGGCGATCAGGCAGACCAACACCACTGCGGCATTGCCTATCGAAATGGCCCGCAGCTTTCCGCCGACCGAAAGACGCGACGGCCATCGGGCGCTACCCTGTGCGTCAATCCCTCCATCGCTGGCATGCGCCCGAACGGACGGTGCGTGCGACAGGGTTTCGTTCGGGCGATCTTCGGGAGATATCTCGTGTTCGGCCACCATGCCGTTGACCATGTCCTGCAGCGCGCTCATGCGACTTTTTCATTCCTGTTTCTGGAGAGGTTCGGAAGTCCGGCCGGCTTGCCGAGATGCTGGGCGATGTCTTCCGCCGGCATGGCCTTGAAATAGAGCCAGCCCTGGATTTGATCGCATCCCGCCGCACGGACCATCGCCGCCTGCTCTTCGGTTTCGACACCTTCCGCGGTTACAGCCATCTTCATGGCGCGCGCGACGGTGATGCTGGAAAGCATCATTGCCCGGCTGCCTTCGTCCTCGCTCGCCTGAACCACCAGGCTGCGATCGAGCTTCAGCTTCTCGAAGCGGAACTGCCGCAGGAAGC
This window encodes:
- a CDS encoding methyl-accepting chemotaxis protein, giving the protein MTAYSSIMADELVQEIADVDIDYSQSRTRNSALSRWFMDLSLARKAKLASGITLGGLLVIAFLAVIGLTYPEFAETARFAVIAIAAISLVGGIVSFKLILDQVIEPFLQVSHGMARLARGSRDIEVAGLDREDEIGDLARSLEVFLKSGHKLDELFAGRKEAAKKRKTELIRMAGAFESEVADVVSGVATAASQLNVTASGMATSAERAADQSQRVSQSMNQANNGVTAAAAASDEFALSIGEISRQAAHSAELARKATDAASGADETISALAVSADQVGQIVELIQSIAQRTNLLALNASIEAARGGEAGRGFAVVASEVKELAAQTSRATEDVAAQIRAMQDSTGASVGALRSIAGQIKELESTAISIASAVDQQSVAGQDLARSIDLAARSTDEVASHIDEFRETSITTGTAASQVLNSASELEGQASALKQRVQAFLGQIRAE
- a CDS encoding methyl-accepting chemotaxis protein, encoding MSALQDMVNGMVAEHEISPEDRPNETLSHAPSVRAHASDGGIDAQGSARWPSRLSVGGKLRAISIGNAAVVLVCLIATLLGGYFALGARAERMEISAAARLAERMVADTNEGLLFVQRYAVSGDRNDLVSAEDALTETDRDLSRLTHHVTEAAPIVLPQIEQLNGMLASMRTRVEAAQQSRGSQAQWQEFADSVYFEGQDFADRAEKTREDIEAIGKISDAGSQTLVMWLFVAFFVVAATGIAIVWMSARFLGRDVSQTLGRMTDVATRLADGEKDIHIPATHRRDEIGDLARALEVFLQAARQIESMAQEREALRKERRQEMARFAQRFKTTVGEVVNGVASASAQLKTTADSMASAAEQASVQTTNVTDSMEQASNGVTAAAAASDEFAMSIGEISRQAAHSAALARKATAAASGADETISALSISADQVGQIVELIQSIAQRTNLLALNASIEAARGGEAGRGFAVVASEVKELATQTSRATEEVAAQIRAMQDSTGASVGALRSIAEQIKELESTATSIASAVDQQSVAGQDLARSIDLAARSADEVSSNIVQVRETSYATGAAASQVLNSSTELEAQAMTLQTQVSQFLQHVRAA